The genomic stretch ATGCTCGGGTTCAGGGTCGCCACGATCCAGCACACCACCAGCATGAACGCCGCAACGATGCGATCCAGCGCCTTGACGCCCGGACGCTTGCCGCTTTTGACGATCAGGCCTTTCAGACCTTCGCTGGCACCGATGTAGTGACCGAGGAACGACTTGGAGATGGCCACGAACGCAATCAACGGCGCTGCGAAAGCGATGGTCGGGTTGCTGAAGTGGTTGGCCAGGTACGACAGGATCGACAGGTTCTGCGCCTTGGCTTCAGCCAGTTGCTCTGGCGACAGGGTCAGCACGCAGCTGAAGACGAAGAACAGCACCATCACCACCATCAGCAGGTGGGCGCGGGACAGTATCTGCGAGCTGCGCTCGTCGGCGTGAACACCGTAGCGACGCTTCTGGTCCACCGCAAACGCCGAGATGATCGGTGAGTGGTTGAACGAGAACACCATCACCGGAATCGCCAGCCACAGCGTGTGCAGCAGCGCCGACGGCGCCGGCACCTGCGAAGCGGTGGACAGGATGCCGCCGTTCCAGTGCGGAATCAGGTACACGGCGAGGAACAGCAGCGCAACGATGAACGGATACACCATCAGGCTCATCGCCTTGACGATCACTTGCTCGCCGCAGCGCACCACAGCCAGCAGGCCGAGGATCAGCACGAACGACAGCAGCGCGCGCGGTGGCGGCGTGATGTGCAGTTGGTGTTCGAGGAAGCTGGCGACCGTGTTGGTCAGGCCGACGCTGTAGATCAGCAGGATCGGGAAGATCGCGAAGAAGTACAGCAACGTGATCAGCGCACCGGCCTTGATGCCGAAATGCTGCTCCACCACCTCAGTGATGTCGGCGCCTTCGCGACCGGAAAGCACGAAGCGGGTCAGGCCGCGGTGTGCAAAGAAGGTCATGGGGAATGCCAGCAGCGCGAGAATCACCAGCGGCCAGAAGCCACCCAGACCTGCGTTGATCGGCAAAAACAGGGTACCGGCGCCGATGGCCGTCCCAAACAGTCCCAACATCCAGGTAGTGTCATGGCGATTCCAGCTCGACAGTTGCGCTGGTGCTGCCGCTTCAAAGCGTTGTTCGACGCTATTGGCCTGATCATTCATCCGGTCGGATCTCCGCATTCCGGTCACTTGCCACTCGGTCAGGACGCGTCGGAAAAAACCGACAGACATGCTCCGGCCGAAACAGGGGCGCGATTCTCCGCGATAAATGAGCGGAAGCAAAGACTTAGCTGAGGAATGGTTGTGCGGAGCAGATTGGAGCGATGTCGTTTTTTGGAATATTGCTGTCGGCAACAGGTACGCTTGATGTCGTTTTATGACGCGTCCCGGTGCCGAGTTTGATCAGAAAAACCTGGTCAGATCGATCGGCCCACTATGAAGCCAAGTGACATGCAGAAGAGACCGAAACCCAGCATGCTCCAGACCGGGTACCTGTCCTCTTTGTCTTTGATTCGCATTTTTTCGACCCACTCATCGTACTCTCGATCTGCTTGTTCAATGATGGCCTGACGGTCAAATGTGTTCATGTTGGCTCCTTCGGGTCAAGGGTCTGTTTTTTATGAGTAGCGAATACTCAAAACTTGAAGTAAACACTTGCTACTGCAGTGATTGCGGTCACCACACCACCCAATACTGCGATTGGATACAGGTATATTTCACTGTTCAGCTTTTTAACCTCCGCCAAAAGCTTTTGCCTTTCAGCAACGAGTTTTCGTGATTCATGCAGTAACCTTTCGAGTTCCAGCTCTTCGCGGTTGTTCTGAAGCATTGGCCTTCCTTGGCTAATGGCAATCACCGTTCAGGTTGCTGCCTCATACTGAAGAGCACATCCCGTCTTGCCTGAATGATTTCGCATTTCTCACCCCGTCAGATAGCGGATAAATCCACCAGCATCCGTAGGCAGCTTCCGTAACTTTTGCAGGACGGCACTGACATCGTCGAACGGCTTTAAACAACCTCACCGACTGGCATTTTTCGGCTATACCCAATGGCGAACCGACTGACAGCCGCTTCCAGTCCCCTGCCCCAAGGAGCCTTTTCATGCCCCTCGTCCGTGTCGAACTCAAGAAACGTCCCGACCCGACCTTCGCCAAACGCGTCGGCGAGCAGATCTACGCCGCGATGCGCAGCACGATCAATGTCCCGGAGCACGACAACTTCCAGATCCTGGCCGAGCACGACGGCGAGCATTTCATCTTCGATACGCAATACCTGGGGATCCAGCGCAGCGACCAGCTGGTGATCATCCAGATCACCCTCAATGAGGGCCGGACGCTGGAGCAGAAAAAAGCGCTGTACCAGACCATCGCCCAGAACCTGAACACGCACCTGTCGATCCGTCTGGAGGATGTGTTCATCAATCTGGTGGAAGTGAAGAAAGAAAACTGGTCATTCGGCAACGGCATCGCCCAGTACGCCAGTTGATGCATCTATTGACAGCCCGTTGACGCCGCCAGCATGATCGCCCCCATGAACCTTTGCGCGTTGCACCGCACCACCACGACCGCCACCGGCGGGTCGTGGTGTTTGCGCCTGAGGTAAATCCAGCGCAGCAAACCCAAGGCCCCGCCAGCAATGGACGGGGCCTTGTTGTTTCTCCCGTCCGTGCGGCACGTTTGGTACCGAAGGAGAAACACCATGCCCGCAGCACTGTTGATCATCGATATGCAGGTCGGCCTGTTCCAGGGTCAGGAAAAACCCAACGACGGCGAGCGTATGCTCGCCAACATCCAGCACTTGATCGCCCAGGCACGCCAACGGCAAGTGCCGATCTTTGCCGTGCGCCACACCGGGCCGGTTGGCTCGCCGATTGCCGCCGGCAGTGCGTTCTGGCAGTTATTGCCAGCGCTTGAGCTGGCCGCTGAAAACGCCACCTTCATCGACAAATCCCGCCCCAATGCCTTCCACGGCACAGATCTGGCTCAACAACTCAACGCCGCGAAAATCGAAGATCTGTACATCGTCGGCATGAAAACCCAGTTCTGCATCGACAGCACCTGCCGCGCCGCTGCCGATCTGGGCTTCAAGCCATTGCTGGTAGCCGATGCCCATACTTGCATGGACACACCCGCACTACCGGCCCAAGCGATCATCGAGCACCACAACGCAACCCTTGGCGCGGCGTTCGTGCAGTTGATCAACACTGCCGACGTTGCCTTCTGACGAAGCGCCCACGCGCTCCCCGTATCAGCTCCTACACTGGCTGGTGCGGGGCAGTGCCGGCCATTGCCAAACCGCTCTGGAATCAGCACTCTGACACGACTTTCGCGACCGACACGCCGACGATCACAGGAGCCGAGCAATGCCCGCCACCGTTCTGGTACTGGTTGAAACCATCAATGACTACCTGCCCATTCTCGAACGACAGGGCTTTCACCTGATCCTCGCCCCGACACCCGCCGAACGCGCCCAGGCCATTGCCACCCACGGCGCACGCATCGACGCGGTGCTGACCCGTGGCCCGCTGGGGTTGTACGCCGAAGAAATCGCCGCGTTGCCCGCGCTGAAAATTATCTGCGTGATCGGCGCCGGCTACGAACAGGTGGACCTGCAAGCCGCCAGCAACCGGGGCCTGACCGTCACCAACGGCGCCGGCGTCAACGCCTCGTCGGTGGCCGACCATGCCATGGCGTTGCTGCTGTCGCTGGTGCGCGACATTCCGCGCTGTGACGCGGCCGTGCGCCGTGGCGAATGGCCGAAGATCATGCGCCCGTCCCTGGCGGGCAAGCGGCTGGGGATTCTCGGCCTCGGCGCGGTGGGAATGGCCATCGCCAAACGGGCGAACCTGGGCTTCGACATGGAGATCAGCTACCACAACCGCCAGGTGCGCAGCGATGTGCCCTACGCCTTCTGTTCGACCCCCACCGAACTGGCGCGAGCCTCGGACTTTCTGGTGGTGGCGACGCCCGGCGGCATCGGCAGCCAGCATCTGGTGACCCGTCCCGTGCTGGACGCACTGGGGCCCAAAGGCTTTATCGTCAACATCGCCCGCGCCAGCGTGATCAACACGGCGGACCTGATCACGGCACTTGAGCAACGGCGAATCGCCGGCGCCGCACTGGATGTGTTCGACCACGAGCCCCGGGTGCCGGACGCACTGAAAACCCTGAGCAACGTGATTCTCACCCCGCACGTCGCCGGGCTGTCACCGGAAGCCACCCAGGGCACCGTGGAGCTGGTGGGGAAAAACCTGGTGGCGTTCTTTGCCGGGGAACCGGTACTGACACCGCTGACACTGCCGCCGAAGCAGAACAACCAGCGCGTGCACTAAAGCACGCCGAGCAACGTCCACAGCCGCCGCGATTCGGCGTCGGCCGAGATCAACTCGCCGAGCAGTTCGCTCAACGGCTTGTTGCCCCACTCCACCCCGCGCCGGATCAGGTATGGCACGGGGCTGTGAGGTTCGGTGCGGGCCAGGTATTCGGCGATCAGCAGCAATTGCCGATAGGCTTCTTCGCGGTTCGCCGGCTCACGAAAGACCTGCGCCGCCACGGGCGCTTCATCGACCGGCTGCGCCTCCACCACGGGGGCTTCGACAGGGGCGACCGGCGCCGGTTTTTGTGGGTGCATGGCGATGAACTCCTGAACCAGTTTCAGCAGCGCTTGAATGATCTCCTGCAAGGGCTGCAAACCCGGCCCCTGATCGCCCAGATACGTATCGCTCCAGGCGTTCAGACGCTGCAGGTGTTGCTGGCTCAGCAGCAGGTTGCCCTGTTGGCGCAGCCAGAATGCCAATGGCGTGGCGCGCACCTGATCGCTGAGTTTCTTCTGTTCATTGCGTGCGGTTTCCGCCGAGGCCTTGGCATTCTTGCTGTCGTTGACCTGCACCTGCTGCACCTGCAAACGGCGCCAGGTTTCCAGGTTGTATGCCTCGAAATCGCTGTTGTGCGAGCCGAACAGCGGCACCCGGGTCAGCAGCACCTCACTGTACCGACGCACCAGCCACTCCAGCGGAATCACCCGCCACGACTGATCACCCTCCTCGGCCTGCGGGTGCAACTGTTCGGGATAGCGCTCACACAATCCGGCGATCAGCGCCAGGCTGCCGGGCAATCCGTCCAGCCCTTGAAGGTGCAGCCAGGCCTCGCCGAGCCAGGCGCTGAGCATCAGGTCCTTGCTGCGCTCGATCAGCAACGTCGTGGTGAGTTTTTCCACTTCCGGCCAGTTCGCCTGCTTCAGCGTCGATTGCCAGACCCCGGTCGGCAGGCTCGCATCGTCCTCGCGACGCAGGTCGCGCAATTGATCGAACTCGCGTTCGTAACGCAGATCCGCACCACACGGCGCGTCGGCGCTGATCGGTGCGAGCAACTGATCGATCAGGTCCGGCATGGTTGCAGATGGCAGGCTCACAGGCCCTCCTCGCGGGATTCAATGGCGGCGGTGGTGCCGGTCGCCTGAAACGGCGAACGCGGCGCCCGGGTCGGCAACGGTGGAATCGACAATGGCAGCTTCGAGCCCTGGCTCATCAACGACAGACGCACGAACATCCGGGTGAACTCCGTGGTGACGCTGTCGTTGAGCGCGGTGACCGGCAGGCGCAGGGTCAGCGGAAAGTCCGTGTAATCCATGCTCGGCTGACGCTGCACCGAGAAGTGCGCGCGCATCAGCCGCAGCAACGACCATGGCCCGCCGTACTCCCAGCCCGCCTCCATGTCCCGCACCACCAGGTTCGGTTGCAGCGGATCGTTGACCGGGCGCTCGCGACCGTTGCGCGCCCAGCGCAGGGTCAGGCGGATCGGCTGGCCGACCATCCAGCGCAGGTTCGGCTGCTCGGCGGCGGGATAGCTAATCTGCTGACTGCCGGCCAGCAAGCCCCCGGCGATCACCTGATCGGCACCGCGCTCATCGTCGCGATCGGTGCGCCAGCGAACGTCCATCTCGACACCGAGAATGCCGCTCTTGTCGCGTACGAACAGCGGGGTCAGCCACAGGCTCGCCTGCTTCAAACGGTTGAGAAAATCTTCCGCCGCCAGTCGTTCCGGGGTCTGACTCAGCACCAGCCCGGCCTGGGCGACCGGCAGGCGCTTGTCGATGATTTCCAGAAAATGCTGCACCCGCGCCGGGTCGGCATCCTGCGCCTGCAAACCGTTGGCAAACGGGAAGCGATCGGCCAGGTACTGATTGAAATAGTTGGCCAGTTCATTCCACGCCGCTGCTGCCTGTTGCTGTTGCAGGTACTGGCAACGCTGCATGGCCGACTGTTGCAATTCCACCGCACGCATTGCCAGAGTGCCGCGCCCGCCCGCCAGATTGGCGGTCTGCAACACCTGCACGCAGGAGCCGGTGTCCATCTCGATGAAATCGCGGCTGACCAATTGCTCGATCTGTGCCGGCGAACTGGCCGGGTTCGAATCCTTGTACTTGAGCAGTTCGTCGTTGAGCGCGCTGAACTGGGTCACCCGTTCGTAATCCAGCGCCGACAGATTGCCCTGCTGGGTCATCAGCCATTGCAATGCCGACGTGCGCCGCTCGGTGATGCCGAGCATGGTGTTGAATTGCTGCTTGAGGCTCAGCTTCAAGTCCTGCACATCGCTGGCGCCGTACAGTTGCAGACCGAGGTTTTTCGAGCCGTCCCACTGGCTGATTTCAGTCCGTCCGCCGAACAGCGGTTGTGCGGTGATTTCATCCAGACCGTTGATGATCTGCGCCATGGCCCGACGGTTCAACGCCCCTTGCAGACGCGCCGCCAGATCGCTGCGATGGACTTCGACAAACGCCTTCTGCAAAGCCATGGCCTGCTCGGCCTGCACATTGAACACCGCATAGGGATGAGTCTGGTCGTTGTGATCTTTCAGGCTCAGCCACATGGCCTGCGCCGCCGCGCCTTCAGCCGCTTGCAGCAGCGCACCGCGATAAGCCGGGGGAATGCGCGGCAGTTCTTCGGCGACATAACTCTTGTAGCTGGCGAAATAGTTGAGCGATGTGTTGAGATCGTCGCCATCGACGGTCTGGCCTTGCAGGTTGACGTTGTCTTCGGTGGCGCGCATGGCGATGGACACGAAGTCGCGCTTGAACAGCGCCTGCACCGCGTTATTGAGCTTCACCACCTGATCCTGCAACGCCAGTTGCCCGCTGCCCTGCTGCACCAGCAAGTTGCCGCGCGAACCGACCTGAGCGATCCACTGATCACGGAAACTCTGCTGCAACTTGCCCGCCTGGGCGTCGAGTTGTTGCTCGACCGCCGGCCCGAGCAACGTGCTCTTGCGCACCTTGTCGAGAAACTCGCGGTAGCCCGGCACCAGTTCCTGGCCCTTGCCGCGACTCCAGGTCGAATTGGTCAGGGCGATCGCCGCTTGCAGGTCATCGATCAGCGCGCGCAGGTCTTCCAGCTCGCTGAGGCTGTTGCCACTCCCGGCCTCAAGCTGTTCCAGGTGCAGCTTGAGGTAGCCGGCCTTGCTGACAAAGTTGTCGGCGAGGAAATACTGATCGAGCCAGCGCTCCATCAGCCCGTTGAAGTTGCTGACGATCAGCGGCCGCTCGACACTCAGATCCAGCGCCTGCAAATCACCACTGTCCCCTGCCGCCAACAGCCGATTGTAGTAAGCGGCGTGGGGCACCGTCGCCGCGTTGAGGTTGAGCGACAGCGCGTTGTTGCTCAGTTGCACCAGGTCGTCCAGCGGTGCCCGCTGATTGTTCTGCACCTCAGCGAACAACTGGTTCTGTTGCTCCAGGCGCAGCGCCCGGTCCACCAGGTCCGTGGCTTTCTGGTAGTTCTGCCACTGGGCCGGGTCTTCGCTTTCGACGCTGTTGCGCCGATCCGCCACGCGGATCGCCTTGAGCTTCGTCAACTCCGCCACCAGCAACGCATGCAGCGGCTGAACCATATGACGCTGGGCAGCCTGGAACACCGCCCGTTCGATCTTCACGTCCACAGAGGAAATCCACGAAGACGGAAACGCCAGCGACACGTAGTGCCAGTGCGGCGCTTTTTCCAGTACCCGCCAGAAGCTCTGCACGTTGCGCCGGGTCGGCTCGACGCGGTGCGCCTCGTCGGTGACCGTGACGTAGCTCTTGTGCGCGCCCTGCATCAGCCGCGCCAGTTCATGGGCATCCTTGACCGACTGGTTCCACACCCAGAACATCGCCAGTGCCCAGACGACGCCGACCACCAGCGCCACGCCGGCCGTCAGCCGTTGCCAACGCTGACGCAGGCGCAACAGCCGTGGCACCCCTTGCGCCAGACCACGCTCACCGACCAGGCGCTGACGCCACAACTGACGCATGAACACACTGCGCTGCAAGCCGCTGTCATCGGCGCTGAACCCGTCGAGCGCATCCTCGCAGGGTTGATTGGCGCTGAAATACACACCGCGAAAACACGGTGCCTCGCCCTGCGCGTTGCCCTGAAACACCGGCTCAAGCACGTTTTGCAGACCCCGTCGCAGCGTTTCGAGACGCTCCGGCAAGGCATACAGGTCAGCACTCAAATGCCCGGACAAGGTGCCGAGTTCAATCACTGCTTCGGCGACGGCGCGGTGCAGGCGATCCAGCGCCTGATCACTCCACTGCCCCTGCCACACCGCATCCCGCGCAAACGGCGATGACCAGCCCAGGGTGCGTTCGCGTGCCTCATCAGGCAGCGCACTGATCAGGTCCTGAAACCCCGGCAGTTCCTCAAGCCCGGTGACGATCACGTACACCGGTACACTCAGGCCAAAGCGCTGCAGCAGATCGATGAAACGTCGGCGCGCCGCAAGCCCCAACTGCGTCGCCTGTTCCAGATTGCCGAGGCGACTGACCGGCACGGTCCAGATCACCCCGTCGAGCGGACGCTTGCTGCGCAGACGCAGGATCAACCCGAGCAGTCGCCACCAGCCGCCACGTTGCAGATGCATGCCGTCTTCCGGCAGAAACAAGCCTTGGGGCACCACCAGCACCGCACCTTCCGGGTCCGACCACCAACGGCCGAACCAGGCCGGTTTGTCGGTGGGTTGCAGGCGCCACTCAGTCACCAGTTGCGTGCCCTGGACCTCATCACCGAGCATCAGCAACCATGGCAACTGATAGCGATCGTGAGTGCCCTGCTCTTGCTCCATGTGCCGCACCGCAAGATAGAAGCTGCGGATCGCCGCGCCGCTTCGAGTGCGCAGCCACCACACCGCCACACCGACGATCACCAGCAACAACACCACCGCGACCACCCACGCGACGATCGTCAAGGTACTCATGAGTCTTGCTCCGGCGCCGCCATCGAGTCGGTGGTTTGCAGCACCGGTTCCAGTTCGGAACGAATGTCGCTCCACAAGAACTGGCCGACCCCGGTCAGCAACAGCACCATCGCCAGAATGCCCAACGCCAGACGAAAACCGTCCGGCAACGCCGTGCGCACCGGCAGTTGCAGGGGTGCGACCAGCGACGGCTGGACCAGTCGTTCGCTGACATCGTCGTAACTGGCCTCGTCCTGCCAGGCAAAGGTGAACAGCGCCAGCCGCCACTTTTCCAATTGCGCCTGACTGTGCTCGCCACGCAGGCGCCCGTGAAAACCGAGGATCAGACATTGCAGGTAGACGTTGGCGAGGTCACGGGTGGTGGGTTGTTGTTCATCGAGAAGGGTTTGAATCGCCGCCGGTAACTGTTCACCCGCCTGACGACTGGCATACAGGCGCGACTCCAATGGTTTTTCCTGCCAGGCGCCCTGGCCCGGCCATGGGCTGAACAGCAGGGTTTCATCGACCAGCGCAACGAAGGCGTACACCAGCGCCTTGACCTGTTCGGTCGCCGAGTCGCCGACCCGCGAAAACGCCGTGCGCCACAGTCGCTGTGAAGCCTGGGTGGACAGCTCGACCACGGT from Pseudomonas allokribbensis encodes the following:
- a CDS encoding HAAAP family serine/threonine permease, with amino-acid sequence MNDQANSVEQRFEAAAPAQLSSWNRHDTTWMLGLFGTAIGAGTLFLPINAGLGGFWPLVILALLAFPMTFFAHRGLTRFVLSGREGADITEVVEQHFGIKAGALITLLYFFAIFPILLIYSVGLTNTVASFLEHQLHITPPPRALLSFVLILGLLAVVRCGEQVIVKAMSLMVYPFIVALLFLAVYLIPHWNGGILSTASQVPAPSALLHTLWLAIPVMVFSFNHSPIISAFAVDQKRRYGVHADERSSQILSRAHLLMVVMVLFFVFSCVLTLSPEQLAEAKAQNLSILSYLANHFSNPTIAFAAPLIAFVAISKSFLGHYIGASEGLKGLIVKSGKRPGVKALDRIVAAFMLVVCWIVATLNPSILGMIETIGGPVIAAILFLMPMYAIRKVPAMARYRGQASNVFVTAVGLVAISALIYSLTA
- a CDS encoding tautomerase family protein, with product MPLVRVELKKRPDPTFAKRVGEQIYAAMRSTINVPEHDNFQILAEHDGEHFIFDTQYLGIQRSDQLVIIQITLNEGRTLEQKKALYQTIAQNLNTHLSIRLEDVFINLVEVKKENWSFGNGIAQYAS
- a CDS encoding cysteine hydrolase family protein gives rise to the protein MPAALLIIDMQVGLFQGQEKPNDGERMLANIQHLIAQARQRQVPIFAVRHTGPVGSPIAAGSAFWQLLPALELAAENATFIDKSRPNAFHGTDLAQQLNAAKIEDLYIVGMKTQFCIDSTCRAAADLGFKPLLVADAHTCMDTPALPAQAIIEHHNATLGAAFVQLINTADVAF
- a CDS encoding 2-hydroxyacid dehydrogenase, which produces MPATVLVLVETINDYLPILERQGFHLILAPTPAERAQAIATHGARIDAVLTRGPLGLYAEEIAALPALKIICVIGAGYEQVDLQAASNRGLTVTNGAGVNASSVADHAMALLLSLVRDIPRCDAAVRRGEWPKIMRPSLAGKRLGILGLGAVGMAIAKRANLGFDMEISYHNRQVRSDVPYAFCSTPTELARASDFLVVATPGGIGSQHLVTRPVLDALGPKGFIVNIARASVINTADLITALEQRRIAGAALDVFDHEPRVPDALKTLSNVILTPHVAGLSPEATQGTVELVGKNLVAFFAGEPVLTPLTLPPKQNNQRVH
- the tssA gene encoding type VI secretion system protein TssA — its product is MSLPSATMPDLIDQLLAPISADAPCGADLRYEREFDQLRDLRREDDASLPTGVWQSTLKQANWPEVEKLTTTLLIERSKDLMLSAWLGEAWLHLQGLDGLPGSLALIAGLCERYPEQLHPQAEEGDQSWRVIPLEWLVRRYSEVLLTRVPLFGSHNSDFEAYNLETWRRLQVQQVQVNDSKNAKASAETARNEQKKLSDQVRATPLAFWLRQQGNLLLSQQHLQRLNAWSDTYLGDQGPGLQPLQEIIQALLKLVQEFIAMHPQKPAPVAPVEAPVVEAQPVDEAPVAAQVFREPANREEAYRQLLLIAEYLARTEPHSPVPYLIRRGVEWGNKPLSELLGELISADAESRRLWTLLGVL
- a CDS encoding type VI secretion system protein — encoded protein: MSTLTIVAWVVAVVLLLVIVGVAVWWLRTRSGAAIRSFYLAVRHMEQEQGTHDRYQLPWLLMLGDEVQGTQLVTEWRLQPTDKPAWFGRWWSDPEGAVLVVPQGLFLPEDGMHLQRGGWWRLLGLILRLRSKRPLDGVIWTVPVSRLGNLEQATQLGLAARRRFIDLLQRFGLSVPVYVIVTGLEELPGFQDLISALPDEARERTLGWSSPFARDAVWQGQWSDQALDRLHRAVAEAVIELGTLSGHLSADLYALPERLETLRRGLQNVLEPVFQGNAQGEAPCFRGVYFSANQPCEDALDGFSADDSGLQRSVFMRQLWRQRLVGERGLAQGVPRLLRLRQRWQRLTAGVALVVGVVWALAMFWVWNQSVKDAHELARLMQGAHKSYVTVTDEAHRVEPTRRNVQSFWRVLEKAPHWHYVSLAFPSSWISSVDVKIERAVFQAAQRHMVQPLHALLVAELTKLKAIRVADRRNSVESEDPAQWQNYQKATDLVDRALRLEQQNQLFAEVQNNQRAPLDDLVQLSNNALSLNLNAATVPHAAYYNRLLAAGDSGDLQALDLSVERPLIVSNFNGLMERWLDQYFLADNFVSKAGYLKLHLEQLEAGSGNSLSELEDLRALIDDLQAAIALTNSTWSRGKGQELVPGYREFLDKVRKSTLLGPAVEQQLDAQAGKLQQSFRDQWIAQVGSRGNLLVQQGSGQLALQDQVVKLNNAVQALFKRDFVSIAMRATEDNVNLQGQTVDGDDLNTSLNYFASYKSYVAEELPRIPPAYRGALLQAAEGAAAQAMWLSLKDHNDQTHPYAVFNVQAEQAMALQKAFVEVHRSDLAARLQGALNRRAMAQIINGLDEITAQPLFGGRTEISQWDGSKNLGLQLYGASDVQDLKLSLKQQFNTMLGITERRTSALQWLMTQQGNLSALDYERVTQFSALNDELLKYKDSNPASSPAQIEQLVSRDFIEMDTGSCVQVLQTANLAGGRGTLAMRAVELQQSAMQRCQYLQQQQAAAAWNELANYFNQYLADRFPFANGLQAQDADPARVQHFLEIIDKRLPVAQAGLVLSQTPERLAAEDFLNRLKQASLWLTPLFVRDKSGILGVEMDVRWRTDRDDERGADQVIAGGLLAGSQQISYPAAEQPNLRWMVGQPIRLTLRWARNGRERPVNDPLQPNLVVRDMEAGWEYGGPWSLLRLMRAHFSVQRQPSMDYTDFPLTLRLPVTALNDSVTTEFTRMFVRLSLMSQGSKLPLSIPPLPTRAPRSPFQATGTTAAIESREEGL
- a CDS encoding DotU/TssL family secretion system protein; this encodes MSQGSAASLGLQDAPLSSAFRQTWQQWQLDWTQLPKDIEDDAALVETVVELSTQASQRLWRTAFSRVGDSATEQVKALVYAFVALVDETLLFSPWPGQGAWQEKPLESRLYASRQAGEQLPAAIQTLLDEQQPTTRDLANVYLQCLILGFHGRLRGEHSQAQLEKWRLALFTFAWQDEASYDDVSERLVQPSLVAPLQLPVRTALPDGFRLALGILAMVLLLTGVGQFLWSDIRSELEPVLQTTDSMAAPEQDS